The DNA segment CAGCTCATCCCGGTCCTTAGCGTACGCGTTCTCCTCCAGCATGAGGTCGACGACGTCGCCGGGAATCAGGCGGGGCAACGTGAACACAATGAGGGAGGCAATCAGAAGCGACGGGATCGCGGCCAAGAGGCGCTTGAGGAGATACCTTCTCATCTCCTCACCCGCGGGCCAGAGAATTCAAAAGACGCGGGGAGCTGGCCTCTCGAGCTACTTGTCCCACCAGGCGGCCATCAGGCGTCCGCCGTAGTCGAAGCCCAGGTTGGGCATGTAGTTCTTCAGCGCGGGATCCCAGGCACCATTGGTGATGCCGGAGGCAAGCTGGACATAGTACTGCTGGGTGGCCAGATGGCGCTGGAGATCGTGGATGATCTTCTTGCGCTTGGCCACGTCCAGGGTCGCCCGCTGGCGTTCGACCTGGTCGGTGACAGCGGGGTCGTTGACGTGGCTCTGGTTCTTCGCGTTGGCGGGGTGGTACTGGCCGAGGAAGTTGTCGGGATCCAGGGCTGGAAGCTGCGGGCCATAGACCATGCTCTCGAACTTGCCGAGATAGCTTGTCGAGATATACGCCGCGTAGGAGGGCTTCTGGTTGAGCGTGGCCTTGATCCCCACGTCGCCGAGATACTTGATGATCATCTGCGCCGCGTCTTGCAACTCCTGAGAGCCGTAGTGGAAAAAGTCGATCGTGGCTTCGAACCCCTTGCCGTAGCCGGCCTCGGCCAGGAGCCGCTTGGCCTCCGCGGGGTTGTACTCGTAGTACCTGGCGCCTTCGCCGAGCTGGTTCCAGGGGATCGACCACTCCTTGAGGGCCGCGGGGACGGGGGGGTTCAGCTCGCCCCGGCCTTCGTTGGTCGCCTTCAGGATGGCCTGGCGATCGATGGCCAGCGAGATGGCGCGGCGGACGCGGACGTCGTTGAAGGGGGGCTTGTCGGTGCGCATGCCGATGTGGGTCATCACGTTGGACGTGAACTCCACCATCTTGAGATTCGGCCGCCGCTCCTTCACCTCTTTCAGCGTGTTCATCAACACCGTGCCGACGAATTCGGGCCCCAGGTCCAGCTGGCCGCTCAGGAAGGCGGCGAGCCGCGTCGACTTGTCCTCCATCTCGTACGCCTCGATCCGGTCGATGTACGGCAGGCCGGAGAGGAAGTAGTCGGGGTTCCGCACATAGACGATGCGGCTTTTGATGTCGTGCTTCTCCAGGATCCACGGGCCGGTGCCGATCACCGCCTCGGCCTTTCTGAGATCGCCGAACTTCTCCGCGGCCTCTCGGGCCACGATGGCCAGCGCCATGGGCGTCGCCACATAGTCGAGGAACCAGGCGAAAGGCTTCTTCAAGGTGAACTTCACCCGGTACTTGTCCAGGACCTCCACCTTGTCCAGATCGACCATCATGTAGCGATTGGCGTTCTCCTTGCTGGCCAGGAACCGCTCGAACGTGTACTTGACATCCTCGGCAGTCAGTTCCCGGCCGTTGACCGGGGGCTTGTTGTGCCACCTGACCCCTTCCCTGAGCTTGAAGAGATAGGTGACCTCGTTCGGCTGGGTCCAGGACTCGGCCAGGTCGCCTTCGATGGGGAACGTGCCCGGCTGGACGGAGGGGCCTGCCTTGTACTTGAGGAGCCGGCTGTGGGTGAAGCTGTGGACGATCTGGGGCTTGTACGAGTTGCCCCCGCGCATGTGAATGTCAAACGTGTCCGGATCGTACCCCCGGAACCTGAGCGTTCCCCCGCGCTTCGGGGTAGCAGCGATGGCCGAGCCGGGCCGGAGC comes from the Candidatus Rokuibacteriota bacterium genome and includes:
- a CDS encoding ABC transporter substrate-binding protein, whose product is MGDDFSRREVLKLGGTVLALGTVGAGVGLLRPGSAIAATPKRGGTLRFRGYDPDTFDIHMRGGNSYKPQIVHSFTHSRLLKYKAGPSVQPGTFPIEGDLAESWTQPNEVTYLFKLREGVRWHNKPPVNGRELTAEDVKYTFERFLASKENANRYMMVDLDKVEVLDKYRVKFTLKKPFAWFLDYVATPMALAIVAREAAEKFGDLRKAEAVIGTGPWILEKHDIKSRIVYVRNPDYFLSGLPYIDRIEAYEMEDKSTRLAAFLSGQLDLGPEFVGTVLMNTLKEVKERRPNLKMVEFTSNVMTHIGMRTDKPPFNDVRVRRAISLAIDRQAILKATNEGRGELNPPVPAALKEWSIPWNQLGEGARYYEYNPAEAKRLLAEAGYGKGFEATIDFFHYGSQELQDAAQMIIKYLGDVGIKATLNQKPSYAAYISTSYLGKFESMVYGPQLPALDPDNFLGQYHPANAKNQSHVNDPAVTDQVERQRATLDVAKRKKIIHDLQRHLATQQYYVQLASGITNGAWDPALKNYMPNLGFDYGGRLMAAWWDK